One Elaeis guineensis isolate ETL-2024a chromosome 10, EG11, whole genome shotgun sequence genomic window carries:
- the LOC105052235 gene encoding telomere repeat-binding protein 3 isoform X2: MVFKKKFECSSNGYQVPAMPQIPISAKGKRSVRRKVVDNQMCAFDLLIAVARKILERDNSSTVNSIVGNSNQNVKQEQLDEEKFCKDEAFYQVSCNESTSTSELPIQRQVIQTLEERSQIPNATASGPTSAIVKSDALNKDTCTGDSIANGSKEEFAYSLGTTAKKCCTESHSPGSPESCDADMVDEIKTPFLVEQHEAETGMFKNIQHAWNLDNPKELDAKPPALSSSDSSIEMPLHGHHIPPISSFPICEDNMELAVDRDDDENSFGCTNPSTITSKALKPQYHKIRKLFSRTDVETKPASHSRKICHARRRTQRSLFKRRKVFEHCSISPSDGGISSKGFCNPFEKEINYNTNNSYAVLHGVYISFAANCTSSSATGQIALHKSEDFHAVKLSIKSFKVPELFIEIPETATVGSLKRTVMEAVTAILGGGLHVGVLLQGKKVRDDNKTLLQAGISHVDKMDNLVFMLEPSSRGASLPVTNLEYPRPLFPCDATEPLAGLPAVSPAPAPEIFNPSPEPQLNSALNFSESDHDSVYSPMDTKLLNKAPAAPPTPPTTASNSRALVPVPAMRIEALSMVPLRKPRRSELPQRRIRRPFSVSEVEALVQAVEKLGTGRWRDVKLQAFDNAKHRTYVDLKVVFIFCSTSEEGAVKSFNRTMDQAVRCSMLVCNEFCLGRVYINNIYRGCLV, encoded by the exons ATGGTGTTTAAGAAGAAGTTCGAATGCAGTTCTAATGGTTACCAGGTTCCTGCAATGCCCCAAATTCCAATATCAGCCAAG GGAAAGCGTTCAGTTAGAAGGAAGGTGGTGGATAACCAAATGTGTGCATTTGACTTGCTCATAGCTGTAGCAAGGAAGATACTAGAGAGAGATAATTCTTCAACCGTGAATAGCATAGTTGGCAACTCTAACCAGAATGTTAAACAAGAGCAACTAGATGAAGAGAAGTTTTGCAAAGATGAAGCTTTTTATCAAGTAAGCTGTAATGAAAGTACATCTACGTCTGAACTTCCCATCCAAAGGCAGGTCATCCAGACTTTGGAGGAACGTTCGCAAATTCCAAATGCAACAGCTTCTGGACCTACTTCTGCCATTGTAAAATCTGATGCATTGAACAAGGATACCTGTACTGGGGATTCTATAGCTAACGGCAGCAAAGAAGAATTTGCATATTCTCTTGGCACAACTGCCAAGAAATGTTGCACTGAAAGTCACTCTCCAGGTTCTCCAGAATCTTGTGATGCTGACATGGTGGATGAGATAAAGACACCATTCCTAGTTGAGCAGCATGAAGCTGAAACTGGAATGTTTAAAAACATCCAGCATGCCTGGAATTTGGACAATCCAAAGGAGCTAGATGCGAAACCCCCTGCTTTGTCTAGTTCAGACAGCAGTATCGAGATGCCTCTGCATGGGCATCACATTCCTCCTATCAGTTCCTTTCCCATTTGCGAGGATAATATGGAACTAGCTGTAGATAGAGATGATGACGAAAACTCTTTTGGGTGCACTAATCCTAGCACCATAACTTCTAAGGCCTTGAAGCCTCAATATCACAAAATAAGAAAGCTCTTTTCTAGAACTG ATGTAGAAACGAAGCCTGCTTCTCACAGTAGGAAAATTTGTCACGCACGCCGAAGGACTCAGAGGTCTTTATTTAAGAGGAGAAAAGTGTTTGAGCACTGCTCAATATCACCATCTGATGGGGGAATTAGTAGCAAAGGCTTTTGTAACccatttgaaaaagaaataaactaTAACACCAACAATTCATATGCTGTTCTTCATGGAG tatATATATCTTTTGCAGCAAATTGTACATCATCTTCTGCTACTGGTCAAATAGCATTGCATAAATCTGAAGATTTCCATG CAGTGAAACTCAGTATCAAATCATTCAAGGTGCCAGAACTTTTCATAGAGATTCCGGAAACTGCTACTGTTGGTTCACTTAAG AGAACAGTCATGGAGGCTGTGACAGCTATTCTTGGAGGTGGATTGCATGTGGGAGTTCTACTCCAAGGAAAGAAGGTTAGAGATGATAACAAAACCCTACTCCAAGCTGGAATATCTCATGTTGATAAGATGGACAATTTGGTCTTTATGCTGGAGCCCAGTTCTAGGGGAGCTTCATTGCCAGTCACAAACCTTGAATATCCACGTCCTCTTTTTCCCTGTGATGCTACTGAACCGTTAGCCGG GCTTCCAGCTGTTTCTCCTGCACCGGCTCCAGAGATATTTAATCCCAGTCCAGAGCCTCAGCTGAACTCTGCATTGAATTTTTCTGAGAGTGACCATGATTCAGTTTACTCTCCTATGGATACTAAATTACTAAATAAAGCACCAGCAGCACCACCAACGCCACCAACAACAGCATCAAATTCACGAGCTCTAGTTCCTGTCCCAGCCATGAGAATTGAGGCCTTGTCCATGGTTCCGTTGCGTAAACCAAGACGGTCTGAGCTTCCTCAACGTAGGATTAGGAGGCCATTTTCTGTCTCTGAAGTTGAAGCACTGGTCCAGGCAGTTGAAAAGCTTGGAACTGGAAG GTGGCGAGATGTCAAACTTCAAGCTTTTGACAATGCTAAGCATCGGACTTACGTAGATCTGAAG GTGGTGTTTATTTTTTGTAGTACCTCTGAGGAAGGAGCGGTGAAGAGTTTTAACCGGACGATGGACCAGGCAGTCCGTTGCTCGATGTTAGTATGTAATGAATTTTGTTTAGGTAGAGTGTACATCAACAACATATATAGGGGATGTTTGGTATGA
- the LOC105052235 gene encoding telomere repeat-binding protein 3 isoform X5 has protein sequence MVFKKKFECSSNGYQVPAMPQIPISAKGKRSVRRKVVDNQMCAFDLLIAVARKILERDNSSTVNSIVGNSNQNVKQEQLDEEKFCKDEAFYQVSCNESTSTSELPIQRQVIQTLEERSQIPNATASGPTSAIVKSDALNKDTCTGDSIANGSKEEFAYSLGTTAKKCCTESHSPGSPESCDADMVDEIKTPFLVEQHEAETGMFKNIQHAWNLDNPKELDAKPPALSSSDSSIEMPLHGHHIPPISSFPICEDNMELAVDRDDDENSFGCTNPSTITSKALKPQYHKIRKLFSRTDVETKPASHSRKICHARRRTQRSLFKRRKVFEHCSISPSDGGISSKGFCNPFEKEINYNTNNSYAVLHGANCTSSSATGQIALHKSEDFHVKLSIKSFKVPELFIEIPETATVGSLKRTVMEAVTAILGGGLHVGVLLQGKKVRDDNKTLLQAGISHVDKMDNLVFMLEPSSRGASLPVTNLEYPRPLFPCDATEPLAGLPAVSPAPAPEIFNPSPEPQLNSALNFSESDHDSVYSPMDTKLLNKAPAAPPTPPTTASNSRALVPVPAMRIEALSMVPLRKPRRSELPQRRIRRPFSVSEVEALVQAVEKLGTGRWRDVKLQAFDNAKHRTYVDLKDKWKTLVHTARISPQQRRGEPVPQELLDRVLATHAYWSQQQAKLHFKPPLP, from the exons ATGGTGTTTAAGAAGAAGTTCGAATGCAGTTCTAATGGTTACCAGGTTCCTGCAATGCCCCAAATTCCAATATCAGCCAAG GGAAAGCGTTCAGTTAGAAGGAAGGTGGTGGATAACCAAATGTGTGCATTTGACTTGCTCATAGCTGTAGCAAGGAAGATACTAGAGAGAGATAATTCTTCAACCGTGAATAGCATAGTTGGCAACTCTAACCAGAATGTTAAACAAGAGCAACTAGATGAAGAGAAGTTTTGCAAAGATGAAGCTTTTTATCAAGTAAGCTGTAATGAAAGTACATCTACGTCTGAACTTCCCATCCAAAGGCAGGTCATCCAGACTTTGGAGGAACGTTCGCAAATTCCAAATGCAACAGCTTCTGGACCTACTTCTGCCATTGTAAAATCTGATGCATTGAACAAGGATACCTGTACTGGGGATTCTATAGCTAACGGCAGCAAAGAAGAATTTGCATATTCTCTTGGCACAACTGCCAAGAAATGTTGCACTGAAAGTCACTCTCCAGGTTCTCCAGAATCTTGTGATGCTGACATGGTGGATGAGATAAAGACACCATTCCTAGTTGAGCAGCATGAAGCTGAAACTGGAATGTTTAAAAACATCCAGCATGCCTGGAATTTGGACAATCCAAAGGAGCTAGATGCGAAACCCCCTGCTTTGTCTAGTTCAGACAGCAGTATCGAGATGCCTCTGCATGGGCATCACATTCCTCCTATCAGTTCCTTTCCCATTTGCGAGGATAATATGGAACTAGCTGTAGATAGAGATGATGACGAAAACTCTTTTGGGTGCACTAATCCTAGCACCATAACTTCTAAGGCCTTGAAGCCTCAATATCACAAAATAAGAAAGCTCTTTTCTAGAACTG ATGTAGAAACGAAGCCTGCTTCTCACAGTAGGAAAATTTGTCACGCACGCCGAAGGACTCAGAGGTCTTTATTTAAGAGGAGAAAAGTGTTTGAGCACTGCTCAATATCACCATCTGATGGGGGAATTAGTAGCAAAGGCTTTTGTAACccatttgaaaaagaaataaactaTAACACCAACAATTCATATGCTGTTCTTCATGGAG CAAATTGTACATCATCTTCTGCTACTGGTCAAATAGCATTGCATAAATCTGAAGATTTCCATG TGAAACTCAGTATCAAATCATTCAAGGTGCCAGAACTTTTCATAGAGATTCCGGAAACTGCTACTGTTGGTTCACTTAAG AGAACAGTCATGGAGGCTGTGACAGCTATTCTTGGAGGTGGATTGCATGTGGGAGTTCTACTCCAAGGAAAGAAGGTTAGAGATGATAACAAAACCCTACTCCAAGCTGGAATATCTCATGTTGATAAGATGGACAATTTGGTCTTTATGCTGGAGCCCAGTTCTAGGGGAGCTTCATTGCCAGTCACAAACCTTGAATATCCACGTCCTCTTTTTCCCTGTGATGCTACTGAACCGTTAGCCGG GCTTCCAGCTGTTTCTCCTGCACCGGCTCCAGAGATATTTAATCCCAGTCCAGAGCCTCAGCTGAACTCTGCATTGAATTTTTCTGAGAGTGACCATGATTCAGTTTACTCTCCTATGGATACTAAATTACTAAATAAAGCACCAGCAGCACCACCAACGCCACCAACAACAGCATCAAATTCACGAGCTCTAGTTCCTGTCCCAGCCATGAGAATTGAGGCCTTGTCCATGGTTCCGTTGCGTAAACCAAGACGGTCTGAGCTTCCTCAACGTAGGATTAGGAGGCCATTTTCTGTCTCTGAAGTTGAAGCACTGGTCCAGGCAGTTGAAAAGCTTGGAACTGGAAG GTGGCGAGATGTCAAACTTCAAGCTTTTGACAATGCTAAGCATCGGACTTACGTAGATCTGAAG GATAAATGGAAGACGTTGGTGCACACTGCAAGAATATCTCCTCAGCAAAGGAGGGGAGAGCCGGTTCCTCAAGAGCTTCTGGACCGGGTTCTTGCCACACATGCCTATTGGTCGCAGCAGCAAGCCAAGCTCCATTTCAAACCACCTCTACCTTAG
- the LOC105052235 gene encoding telomere repeat-binding protein 3 isoform X4: MVFKKKFECSSNGYQVPAMPQIPISAKGKRSVRRKVVDNQMCAFDLLIAVARKILERDNSSTVNSIVGNSNQNVKQEQLDEEKFCKDEAFYQVSCNESTSTSELPIQRQVIQTLEERSQIPNATASGPTSAIVKSDALNKDTCTGDSIANGSKEEFAYSLGTTAKKCCTESHSPGSPESCDADMVDEIKTPFLVEQHEAETGMFKNIQHAWNLDNPKELDAKPPALSSSDSSIEMPLHGHHIPPISSFPICEDNMELAVDRDDDENSFGCTNPSTITSKALKPQYHKIRKLFSRTDVETKPASHSRKICHARRRTQRSLFKRRKVFEHCSISPSDGGISSKGFCNPFEKEINYNTNNSYAVLHGANCTSSSATGQIALHKSEDFHAVKLSIKSFKVPELFIEIPETATVGSLKRTVMEAVTAILGGGLHVGVLLQGKKVRDDNKTLLQAGISHVDKMDNLVFMLEPSSRGASLPVTNLEYPRPLFPCDATEPLAGLPAVSPAPAPEIFNPSPEPQLNSALNFSESDHDSVYSPMDTKLLNKAPAAPPTPPTTASNSRALVPVPAMRIEALSMVPLRKPRRSELPQRRIRRPFSVSEVEALVQAVEKLGTGRWRDVKLQAFDNAKHRTYVDLKDKWKTLVHTARISPQQRRGEPVPQELLDRVLATHAYWSQQQAKLHFKPPLP; this comes from the exons ATGGTGTTTAAGAAGAAGTTCGAATGCAGTTCTAATGGTTACCAGGTTCCTGCAATGCCCCAAATTCCAATATCAGCCAAG GGAAAGCGTTCAGTTAGAAGGAAGGTGGTGGATAACCAAATGTGTGCATTTGACTTGCTCATAGCTGTAGCAAGGAAGATACTAGAGAGAGATAATTCTTCAACCGTGAATAGCATAGTTGGCAACTCTAACCAGAATGTTAAACAAGAGCAACTAGATGAAGAGAAGTTTTGCAAAGATGAAGCTTTTTATCAAGTAAGCTGTAATGAAAGTACATCTACGTCTGAACTTCCCATCCAAAGGCAGGTCATCCAGACTTTGGAGGAACGTTCGCAAATTCCAAATGCAACAGCTTCTGGACCTACTTCTGCCATTGTAAAATCTGATGCATTGAACAAGGATACCTGTACTGGGGATTCTATAGCTAACGGCAGCAAAGAAGAATTTGCATATTCTCTTGGCACAACTGCCAAGAAATGTTGCACTGAAAGTCACTCTCCAGGTTCTCCAGAATCTTGTGATGCTGACATGGTGGATGAGATAAAGACACCATTCCTAGTTGAGCAGCATGAAGCTGAAACTGGAATGTTTAAAAACATCCAGCATGCCTGGAATTTGGACAATCCAAAGGAGCTAGATGCGAAACCCCCTGCTTTGTCTAGTTCAGACAGCAGTATCGAGATGCCTCTGCATGGGCATCACATTCCTCCTATCAGTTCCTTTCCCATTTGCGAGGATAATATGGAACTAGCTGTAGATAGAGATGATGACGAAAACTCTTTTGGGTGCACTAATCCTAGCACCATAACTTCTAAGGCCTTGAAGCCTCAATATCACAAAATAAGAAAGCTCTTTTCTAGAACTG ATGTAGAAACGAAGCCTGCTTCTCACAGTAGGAAAATTTGTCACGCACGCCGAAGGACTCAGAGGTCTTTATTTAAGAGGAGAAAAGTGTTTGAGCACTGCTCAATATCACCATCTGATGGGGGAATTAGTAGCAAAGGCTTTTGTAACccatttgaaaaagaaataaactaTAACACCAACAATTCATATGCTGTTCTTCATGGAG CAAATTGTACATCATCTTCTGCTACTGGTCAAATAGCATTGCATAAATCTGAAGATTTCCATG CAGTGAAACTCAGTATCAAATCATTCAAGGTGCCAGAACTTTTCATAGAGATTCCGGAAACTGCTACTGTTGGTTCACTTAAG AGAACAGTCATGGAGGCTGTGACAGCTATTCTTGGAGGTGGATTGCATGTGGGAGTTCTACTCCAAGGAAAGAAGGTTAGAGATGATAACAAAACCCTACTCCAAGCTGGAATATCTCATGTTGATAAGATGGACAATTTGGTCTTTATGCTGGAGCCCAGTTCTAGGGGAGCTTCATTGCCAGTCACAAACCTTGAATATCCACGTCCTCTTTTTCCCTGTGATGCTACTGAACCGTTAGCCGG GCTTCCAGCTGTTTCTCCTGCACCGGCTCCAGAGATATTTAATCCCAGTCCAGAGCCTCAGCTGAACTCTGCATTGAATTTTTCTGAGAGTGACCATGATTCAGTTTACTCTCCTATGGATACTAAATTACTAAATAAAGCACCAGCAGCACCACCAACGCCACCAACAACAGCATCAAATTCACGAGCTCTAGTTCCTGTCCCAGCCATGAGAATTGAGGCCTTGTCCATGGTTCCGTTGCGTAAACCAAGACGGTCTGAGCTTCCTCAACGTAGGATTAGGAGGCCATTTTCTGTCTCTGAAGTTGAAGCACTGGTCCAGGCAGTTGAAAAGCTTGGAACTGGAAG GTGGCGAGATGTCAAACTTCAAGCTTTTGACAATGCTAAGCATCGGACTTACGTAGATCTGAAG GATAAATGGAAGACGTTGGTGCACACTGCAAGAATATCTCCTCAGCAAAGGAGGGGAGAGCCGGTTCCTCAAGAGCTTCTGGACCGGGTTCTTGCCACACATGCCTATTGGTCGCAGCAGCAAGCCAAGCTCCATTTCAAACCACCTCTACCTTAG
- the LOC105052235 gene encoding telomere repeat-binding protein 3 isoform X1 — translation MVFKKKFECSSNGYQVPAMPQIPISAKGKRSVRRKVVDNQMCAFDLLIAVARKILERDNSSTVNSIVGNSNQNVKQEQLDEEKFCKDEAFYQVSCNESTSTSELPIQRQVIQTLEERSQIPNATASGPTSAIVKSDALNKDTCTGDSIANGSKEEFAYSLGTTAKKCCTESHSPGSPESCDADMVDEIKTPFLVEQHEAETGMFKNIQHAWNLDNPKELDAKPPALSSSDSSIEMPLHGHHIPPISSFPICEDNMELAVDRDDDENSFGCTNPSTITSKALKPQYHKIRKLFSRTDVETKPASHSRKICHARRRTQRSLFKRRKVFEHCSISPSDGGISSKGFCNPFEKEINYNTNNSYAVLHGVYISFAANCTSSSATGQIALHKSEDFHAVKLSIKSFKVPELFIEIPETATVGSLKRTVMEAVTAILGGGLHVGVLLQGKKVRDDNKTLLQAGISHVDKMDNLVFMLEPSSRGASLPVTNLEYPRPLFPCDATEPLAGLPAVSPAPAPEIFNPSPEPQLNSALNFSESDHDSVYSPMDTKLLNKAPAAPPTPPTTASNSRALVPVPAMRIEALSMVPLRKPRRSELPQRRIRRPFSVSEVEALVQAVEKLGTGRWRDVKLQAFDNAKHRTYVDLKDKWKTLVHTARISPQQRRGEPVPQELLDRVLATHAYWSQQQAKLHFKPPLP, via the exons ATGGTGTTTAAGAAGAAGTTCGAATGCAGTTCTAATGGTTACCAGGTTCCTGCAATGCCCCAAATTCCAATATCAGCCAAG GGAAAGCGTTCAGTTAGAAGGAAGGTGGTGGATAACCAAATGTGTGCATTTGACTTGCTCATAGCTGTAGCAAGGAAGATACTAGAGAGAGATAATTCTTCAACCGTGAATAGCATAGTTGGCAACTCTAACCAGAATGTTAAACAAGAGCAACTAGATGAAGAGAAGTTTTGCAAAGATGAAGCTTTTTATCAAGTAAGCTGTAATGAAAGTACATCTACGTCTGAACTTCCCATCCAAAGGCAGGTCATCCAGACTTTGGAGGAACGTTCGCAAATTCCAAATGCAACAGCTTCTGGACCTACTTCTGCCATTGTAAAATCTGATGCATTGAACAAGGATACCTGTACTGGGGATTCTATAGCTAACGGCAGCAAAGAAGAATTTGCATATTCTCTTGGCACAACTGCCAAGAAATGTTGCACTGAAAGTCACTCTCCAGGTTCTCCAGAATCTTGTGATGCTGACATGGTGGATGAGATAAAGACACCATTCCTAGTTGAGCAGCATGAAGCTGAAACTGGAATGTTTAAAAACATCCAGCATGCCTGGAATTTGGACAATCCAAAGGAGCTAGATGCGAAACCCCCTGCTTTGTCTAGTTCAGACAGCAGTATCGAGATGCCTCTGCATGGGCATCACATTCCTCCTATCAGTTCCTTTCCCATTTGCGAGGATAATATGGAACTAGCTGTAGATAGAGATGATGACGAAAACTCTTTTGGGTGCACTAATCCTAGCACCATAACTTCTAAGGCCTTGAAGCCTCAATATCACAAAATAAGAAAGCTCTTTTCTAGAACTG ATGTAGAAACGAAGCCTGCTTCTCACAGTAGGAAAATTTGTCACGCACGCCGAAGGACTCAGAGGTCTTTATTTAAGAGGAGAAAAGTGTTTGAGCACTGCTCAATATCACCATCTGATGGGGGAATTAGTAGCAAAGGCTTTTGTAACccatttgaaaaagaaataaactaTAACACCAACAATTCATATGCTGTTCTTCATGGAG tatATATATCTTTTGCAGCAAATTGTACATCATCTTCTGCTACTGGTCAAATAGCATTGCATAAATCTGAAGATTTCCATG CAGTGAAACTCAGTATCAAATCATTCAAGGTGCCAGAACTTTTCATAGAGATTCCGGAAACTGCTACTGTTGGTTCACTTAAG AGAACAGTCATGGAGGCTGTGACAGCTATTCTTGGAGGTGGATTGCATGTGGGAGTTCTACTCCAAGGAAAGAAGGTTAGAGATGATAACAAAACCCTACTCCAAGCTGGAATATCTCATGTTGATAAGATGGACAATTTGGTCTTTATGCTGGAGCCCAGTTCTAGGGGAGCTTCATTGCCAGTCACAAACCTTGAATATCCACGTCCTCTTTTTCCCTGTGATGCTACTGAACCGTTAGCCGG GCTTCCAGCTGTTTCTCCTGCACCGGCTCCAGAGATATTTAATCCCAGTCCAGAGCCTCAGCTGAACTCTGCATTGAATTTTTCTGAGAGTGACCATGATTCAGTTTACTCTCCTATGGATACTAAATTACTAAATAAAGCACCAGCAGCACCACCAACGCCACCAACAACAGCATCAAATTCACGAGCTCTAGTTCCTGTCCCAGCCATGAGAATTGAGGCCTTGTCCATGGTTCCGTTGCGTAAACCAAGACGGTCTGAGCTTCCTCAACGTAGGATTAGGAGGCCATTTTCTGTCTCTGAAGTTGAAGCACTGGTCCAGGCAGTTGAAAAGCTTGGAACTGGAAG GTGGCGAGATGTCAAACTTCAAGCTTTTGACAATGCTAAGCATCGGACTTACGTAGATCTGAAG GATAAATGGAAGACGTTGGTGCACACTGCAAGAATATCTCCTCAGCAAAGGAGGGGAGAGCCGGTTCCTCAAGAGCTTCTGGACCGGGTTCTTGCCACACATGCCTATTGGTCGCAGCAGCAAGCCAAGCTCCATTTCAAACCACCTCTACCTTAG
- the LOC105052235 gene encoding telomere repeat-binding protein 3 isoform X3: protein MVFKKKFECSSNGYQVPAMPQIPISAKGKRSVRRKVVDNQMCAFDLLIAVARKILERDNSSTVNSIVGNSNQNVKQEQLDEEKFCKDEAFYQVSCNESTSTSELPIQRQVIQTLEERSQIPNATASGPTSAIVKSDALNKDTCTGDSIANGSKEEFAYSLGTTAKKCCTESHSPGSPESCDADMVDEIKTPFLVEQHEAETGMFKNIQHAWNLDNPKELDAKPPALSSSDSSIEMPLHGHHIPPISSFPICEDNMELAVDRDDDENSFGCTNPSTITSKALKPQYHKIRKLFSRTDVETKPASHSRKICHARRRTQRSLFKRRKVFEHCSISPSDGGISSKGFCNPFEKEINYNTNNSYAVLHGVYISFAANCTSSSATGQIALHKSEDFHVKLSIKSFKVPELFIEIPETATVGSLKRTVMEAVTAILGGGLHVGVLLQGKKVRDDNKTLLQAGISHVDKMDNLVFMLEPSSRGASLPVTNLEYPRPLFPCDATEPLAGLPAVSPAPAPEIFNPSPEPQLNSALNFSESDHDSVYSPMDTKLLNKAPAAPPTPPTTASNSRALVPVPAMRIEALSMVPLRKPRRSELPQRRIRRPFSVSEVEALVQAVEKLGTGRWRDVKLQAFDNAKHRTYVDLKDKWKTLVHTARISPQQRRGEPVPQELLDRVLATHAYWSQQQAKLHFKPPLP, encoded by the exons ATGGTGTTTAAGAAGAAGTTCGAATGCAGTTCTAATGGTTACCAGGTTCCTGCAATGCCCCAAATTCCAATATCAGCCAAG GGAAAGCGTTCAGTTAGAAGGAAGGTGGTGGATAACCAAATGTGTGCATTTGACTTGCTCATAGCTGTAGCAAGGAAGATACTAGAGAGAGATAATTCTTCAACCGTGAATAGCATAGTTGGCAACTCTAACCAGAATGTTAAACAAGAGCAACTAGATGAAGAGAAGTTTTGCAAAGATGAAGCTTTTTATCAAGTAAGCTGTAATGAAAGTACATCTACGTCTGAACTTCCCATCCAAAGGCAGGTCATCCAGACTTTGGAGGAACGTTCGCAAATTCCAAATGCAACAGCTTCTGGACCTACTTCTGCCATTGTAAAATCTGATGCATTGAACAAGGATACCTGTACTGGGGATTCTATAGCTAACGGCAGCAAAGAAGAATTTGCATATTCTCTTGGCACAACTGCCAAGAAATGTTGCACTGAAAGTCACTCTCCAGGTTCTCCAGAATCTTGTGATGCTGACATGGTGGATGAGATAAAGACACCATTCCTAGTTGAGCAGCATGAAGCTGAAACTGGAATGTTTAAAAACATCCAGCATGCCTGGAATTTGGACAATCCAAAGGAGCTAGATGCGAAACCCCCTGCTTTGTCTAGTTCAGACAGCAGTATCGAGATGCCTCTGCATGGGCATCACATTCCTCCTATCAGTTCCTTTCCCATTTGCGAGGATAATATGGAACTAGCTGTAGATAGAGATGATGACGAAAACTCTTTTGGGTGCACTAATCCTAGCACCATAACTTCTAAGGCCTTGAAGCCTCAATATCACAAAATAAGAAAGCTCTTTTCTAGAACTG ATGTAGAAACGAAGCCTGCTTCTCACAGTAGGAAAATTTGTCACGCACGCCGAAGGACTCAGAGGTCTTTATTTAAGAGGAGAAAAGTGTTTGAGCACTGCTCAATATCACCATCTGATGGGGGAATTAGTAGCAAAGGCTTTTGTAACccatttgaaaaagaaataaactaTAACACCAACAATTCATATGCTGTTCTTCATGGAG tatATATATCTTTTGCAGCAAATTGTACATCATCTTCTGCTACTGGTCAAATAGCATTGCATAAATCTGAAGATTTCCATG TGAAACTCAGTATCAAATCATTCAAGGTGCCAGAACTTTTCATAGAGATTCCGGAAACTGCTACTGTTGGTTCACTTAAG AGAACAGTCATGGAGGCTGTGACAGCTATTCTTGGAGGTGGATTGCATGTGGGAGTTCTACTCCAAGGAAAGAAGGTTAGAGATGATAACAAAACCCTACTCCAAGCTGGAATATCTCATGTTGATAAGATGGACAATTTGGTCTTTATGCTGGAGCCCAGTTCTAGGGGAGCTTCATTGCCAGTCACAAACCTTGAATATCCACGTCCTCTTTTTCCCTGTGATGCTACTGAACCGTTAGCCGG GCTTCCAGCTGTTTCTCCTGCACCGGCTCCAGAGATATTTAATCCCAGTCCAGAGCCTCAGCTGAACTCTGCATTGAATTTTTCTGAGAGTGACCATGATTCAGTTTACTCTCCTATGGATACTAAATTACTAAATAAAGCACCAGCAGCACCACCAACGCCACCAACAACAGCATCAAATTCACGAGCTCTAGTTCCTGTCCCAGCCATGAGAATTGAGGCCTTGTCCATGGTTCCGTTGCGTAAACCAAGACGGTCTGAGCTTCCTCAACGTAGGATTAGGAGGCCATTTTCTGTCTCTGAAGTTGAAGCACTGGTCCAGGCAGTTGAAAAGCTTGGAACTGGAAG GTGGCGAGATGTCAAACTTCAAGCTTTTGACAATGCTAAGCATCGGACTTACGTAGATCTGAAG GATAAATGGAAGACGTTGGTGCACACTGCAAGAATATCTCCTCAGCAAAGGAGGGGAGAGCCGGTTCCTCAAGAGCTTCTGGACCGGGTTCTTGCCACACATGCCTATTGGTCGCAGCAGCAAGCCAAGCTCCATTTCAAACCACCTCTACCTTAG